In Cryptomeria japonica chromosome 5, Sugi_1.0, whole genome shotgun sequence, the genomic window CAGTTGAACCTTGCATTTTGTAGTCTAAAAAGCGACGAAAGTAAAACTAAATATTAAAATTTAGTTAAAAACCCAAGTAAATTATTGCATTGCACCGAATTTCTGAACATCACTCTTTAAGCTTTGACTTGTTTAATGATTCATGTAGAATCACACTAATAAATGGATCCTACTAAAAAGCTAGTAAGATTACAGTAGACCCCACCCAAACAAACGCTTACGGTAGGCTTCTGATGCATACCAGATAATTCAATGAATGGAGAAAGCTAATCCAAATAAAAACACTTAATGAAAAATATCTCTCCCAAGTCTCAACTTCTGACGCATATTCCAAATTCTAAACCGAAAAATTAAATAGAGTAAAGCCCAATTATAAAACAAAGTTCAAACCCGGCTTCAGATGCATATCCCAATTAGACCATCATTTGAGAAGTCCAAGGAATAAACAAAGCCAAATCAACTTTAAAAAATGAAGTTCAAATCAGCGGATAAAATATTACTCCCAAGTGAGTCCCAACTTCTGACGCATATCCCAGATTCTAAACCGAACAACTAAACAGagtaaaacaaaatttaaaaacaatGTTCAAACCTGACTTCTGATGCATATCCCGATTAGACCCTAAATTGACCAGTCCAAAGAATAAACAAAGCCAAACCAACTTTAAAAAATGAAGTTCAAAACTTTAACAAAATATCACTCCGAACTTCTGTTCCACAGGGCAATTGGAAGGAGCTTATGCAGCCAGCACGCTGTGGTCAAGCTGCTTACGGAACGAAGCCCCAATCATATCCTAAATTGAGGAGTGCAAACAATGAACAAAATAAAACCAAACTGAGAAAAAAAGACACCCAGGCGAGTCTACTGGTGTGGGCAAGAAATTTCACCGCAAAATCCTGGCTAGAACCCCAAACAGGAAATGGGTAATTTCAGAGCAGACAAACAGTTGAAGAGAAAAAACAGACGAACAAAGCTCTTACCATTCGGGGAGCCCCGTCGATTTCAGCAACCTCCATGCCGGTAACAATCATGCCAGGTACAACCTCCCTGGTGAGCCTGACAATCGCATCCTCAGCAACATTCATATCGAGGCACTTCATGCCGGGCACACTGTCAATCATCCCAACGCTCCTGAGCCTCTTCACACCCGTAGCACCAAAGGGCCCGTCATGGCCACAAGAACTGACCACCACCTTGGCCTCCATCACATTAGGATCCATGCAAGACTGTGTATCATGGTTCATCGAAACCAGAGCCCAATTCGTCACAACACCAGACACGCGATTCTCCTTTATAATCAGGTCTTCCACCGCAACAGCATTGAAGAGCTTAACATTAGGGCGGGCCAAAACCTTGCTCATAATGGTAGATGTGAAGAGGGCAGCGTGCTTAATGACCACATAGTCATCAGCCTCATCGTATGGAACACCTATCTCGTCAAGGAAGACATGGGCAGGCTTGCGGACAACCATGGCTGAAAATAACTGCCCGCCGAGCCAGGCACCGCCGCCAGGGCTCACAGACTGCTCGATTATGGCGATCTTCACTTCAGGGTTTTTGCTCAGCTCATATGCGCAGGAAAGACCCGCTGAACCAGCACCGACTATGACTACATCTGTATCAGCAAAAGTTATCATGTCCGTCATGTAGCGCCTGGTCATCTCGCGGGAGACTACGGATTCCTGAATTGGCTCGAACTTAAAGCTTGAAAGGTCGTATTTTGCCGACGCCTGCACCAAACCTGGTCTTCCTGCTCTCTGGGCAGCGGCCCATTGGGTTTTCAGCCGCGGAAAGGCGGCGCCGCCGATGGAACGCCGCTGGTTTGAGCAGTCCTGCGCACCCAAGGCTGCTGTGGCCCTGGTGGGTACGACTCTGGTTGCTGCTATGGAAGCCATTTTTTTTCGCCTGGTTTCAATGAAATTCAACCCTCAGCTCGCTCTTGTGAATTGAAGGCTTCTGGGTCAGTATAAAAATAATGGTCAGTGCAAAATATCTGGGGATTTGGTTTAATCTTGTGGTGGATAGGAGGCCGAGGCTGTATCGCTAGC contains:
- the LOC131050356 gene encoding thiamine thiazole synthase 4, chloroplastic, whose translation is MASIAATRVVPTRATAALGAQDCSNQRRSIGGAAFPRLKTQWAAAQRAGRPGLVQASAKYDLSSFKFEPIQESVVSREMTRRYMTDMITFADTDVVIVGAGSAGLSCAYELSKNPEVKIAIIEQSVSPGGGAWLGGQLFSAMVVRKPAHVFLDEIGVPYDEADDYVVIKHAALFTSTIMSKVLARPNVKLFNAVAVEDLIIKENRVSGVVTNWALVSMNHDTQSCMDPNVMEAKVVVSSCGHDGPFGATGVKRLRSVGMIDSVPGMKCLDMNVAEDAIVRLTREVVPGMIVTGMEVAEIDGAPRMGPTFGAMMISGQKAAHLALKALGLPNALDESLNVQPELTLASAEDDSTASA